Within Helicoverpa zea isolate HzStark_Cry1AcR chromosome 17, ilHelZeax1.1, whole genome shotgun sequence, the genomic segment GGGGGTTAGGACATAAACCATCGGTCGGTTTAATTTCCGGAGCGATAACCCATGAAGTTATGGCGTTACCCCATTTGCAGAAAGCACGTCTTACTCGGTCATAAACTAAAGTTATTATTCGCAAGGAATTTCAGTCAGTCTCTGAGGAACATCGGGAGAGGAAGCAGGCAACTATCAATTATAttgattatttatattgttttcattgatatgaCAAATAGTTACAACCTAATAATAAAGCTACAACTCTGCCCAATCTATCAGAAGCAGCGAACGAAATTAACTAACTTCTGAAAGCAGCAATTACTTATTCATAATATAAACAATGTCATGTTTATACAACAAGGAATTAATAAATTGACCGCATAATGTAATAGCATTGATACGTACACGTATTACAAAGTGTTACTACGCCCCCTAGTCTACGTAAGTAATTAACATTGAACACATTATCTGAATCTGCGTGGGTACTATTTCGTGAGTGTTTTTGGTCTAATTCTACTtttgtttcaattatttttgttagtcATAAGTTATCAACATTACATCTGTCACCaagtttttaacattaaaacggAAAACGCGACAATAATGATTTCATAATACCGCGAATTAATTTGATTGAACAAATTGCACAGCAAGGACATTAAATAGCTTGTGagtcaaattaatataaaatagtgtGTAGTCCGAAAGATTTTGGATTACACATAAATCTTAGCAATCACTTGTGGAATGCTAAATTCAATGAGATTGACAAGCAAGGTGACAAAGTTGCCGTACAGTATAGAACATTTAATAATAGATGGAAACATTAAAACTTAgagattaatacataattattttctatcatcatcatcatcatctcagccataggacgtccactgctgaacataggcctcccttagatctccacagatacctgttgatttatttattattttctatataagAGCCAAAatgtatcatcatcatgatAATGCTCAGAGGTTAATGATAATCGGTCTGACTTTAATATTTGATAGCGTCATGTACAGTCATGCATTATATTCAGTTCGGCTTCCGGCCTGACTGTTATCACAAATGTTGAATTTTCGACCAGTTTTTTCCTGTAAAATTTAAACTGCATTTATCTTTTGATAGTTAAGCGATAGGAATACCtactttttgcaaaaaaacacaCCTGATCGATAAGACGAGCATTATGTAGAGTAAAGTAAATAGGCACTTAAACTTTTTTGCTACTTGGGCATTTTGACTATTCTGCTAGACTTACCTGCACGTAAAAGATGGATTTACGAAGTAAGgagatttatttataagtattatgcCCCAGAGGCTATCATTGGGAATTCCTAGAAAtcttacataatttaattaaggaaaatttactaattacaaattaataatttcatcctTTTAGCCCACATTTTCAGCTGTGGGTTTTCCGACAGTCCTATCTTTGGTTTATAACTAGGTATATAcagatttatttaatgttatgtaAGAGTTCATATTCTCTGCGATCAAGTacttaaacaatataataaagctgagcTCATCCGGGCTGGAATTTCATTACTCGTACTGGTTTGAAGTCTCTCTGGAGACGACTCGACTTAATGGAGCAGTCATTGCGTCACGGACGCGgccattttcttttatgaaaACTGGATATGTGAGCAAACTGCTGCCTTTAACATCCTTTGTTCTCAAGTGTGCTGGTTTATTgaacattttgttttacaagGTGACAATTTATAGGCAGTTTTAGTCCTACTGAaatcgaatatatttttttctttcacgaTATTTTGTGTCACGCCTTATTCTTGAGTCTCGAATTTCGGTGAAGTGTCCACAGATCAATGATTTCGGGGCTCGGCGACATACATAGTTCCCGTTTGAAGTCATTTAGGAAATTTACTCTCTATCGACCTCACCTGTTGTCGTATTGTGACTTACTCTGATCGATTGTCACCGGCCTGCTGAATGTGTATACTTCGTTTCCTTGATCATGTTCTGAAAACAATGCTATATCTACAGTTAGTATGTTTCACTTTCCCCGACACTCAAACATTTAATTGTATGACCTAGAATTTGGGAACTTTTGGCAATACAcatattgttttatgtaaaaataaacaaatgcctAGCAGCTGAAATAGCGGAGATTCCGTGTCTTGTATGCGGTATACGTCACTGCGGCACGTCACTATCTCCGCGCACGCACGCGTGCTTCCAACGACGAGCCACTTTGAGCTTTATTCAGTGGAGATAAAGATGACTCTCCAATCTGGAGCATAGTTTGAAAGAATACACGTTGAACTTGTCACATGGTCACGTCACTAGCAGTAAACGCGCCAACAACAGGGTATAAGCTACCTTATGTTGTTAGCTATTGAGTTGCTTTTCCGTCGTTGTTGGCATAAGGGTTGTAAACAAGTGGGACGCGCGGGGGTATCGACCGTGGCGGCCACAGAAGTGTCGGAGCGCGCGGCGATGGTTGACGCGCCGCACGCGGAAAAATgccggcgcgatgtgctggcgACAAGTTTCCAAGTTCCAAAAGACGTTGCTGGTGCTGTTCCTGTACCTGACGGTGTACCTGCTCGTGTCGTACGCGCTCGCGCCCGACGCCACCGTCAGCTTCGTCAGCGAAGAGCTGCGGGTCGGTAACAAGTACGTGCTGATGTTCCTGCTGGCGCCGCAGCAGCCGTTGTTTTCGGACGCCGAGGGCGCCGCGGTGTTCACGAGCCGGCGCTGCGGCCGCTGCTTCATCACCAACAACCGCGGGCTGCTGCCGCTGAGCGAGTTCGACGCGGTGCTGGTGGCGGGCGAGCGCGGCGTGATGGGGCAGGCCATGGCGCACATGGACCCCGGCAAGTGGTACCTGATGGAGGCGGTGGCGCGCTGCCTGCGGCGCCGGCTGGTGGGCTGCGCGCGGGAGCCGCGTATCACGGCGCTGGGCTCGCGCCAGGTGTTCGACCTGTGTGGTCTTTGCTCGACCCTGCTGCAGCAGCGCAACGCCAGTCTCTCACGTGGCCTTAACTAGTTGTAAGGAGGAAGCTCTCGTGCCTGCGCTCTGCCAAACACAATACTATAAGATGGTGCTTCGAAATCTCAGCTGTAGTCCAAGACCGCGAGTTATTGTTGTAGTGTTGATGTTTACCGAACTTTTGTTGTTAAGTGTGCCCAGA encodes:
- the LOC124637992 gene encoding uncharacterized protein LOC124637992; the encoded protein is MCWRQVSKFQKTLLVLFLYLTVYLLVSYALAPDATVSFVSEELRVGNKYVLMFLLAPQQPLFSDAEGAAVFTSRRCGRCFITNNRGLLPLSEFDAVLVAGERGVMGQAMAHMDPGKWYLMEAVARCLRRRLVGCAREPRITALGSRQVFDLCGLCSTLLQQRNASLSRGLN